Genomic segment of Microbacterium hydrocarbonoxydans:
TGTGCGACGACGGCGCTCGGCGCCTGGCTCGCCACGCTCATCGATCCGCTCCTGGGCAACATGCTGTTCGCGGCATATCTGGTGGTCATCGCCGTGCAGATGGCGATCAAGGCGATCAGGGGACGCAGGAAGAACGACTGAGGGACTTTCATCCGGCTGCTGCGGCACCATGCGTCGCGGCCGAGAAAGTAGGATCGAAGGGTGGCAGTGAACCAAGATCTGGTCGGCCGGGAGTTCCCGCCGACGACCCCCTACCTCGTCGGACGCGAGAAGGTGCGCGAGTTCGCGCGCGCGGTGTTCGCCGACGCTCCGCAGCACACCGACGTCGAGGCCGCTCAGGCAGCGGGCTTCGCCGATGTGGTGGCGCCGCCGACCTTCGCGATGGTCATCCAGGACCATACGCTGCAGCAGCTGCTCGCCGAGCCCGACTCGGGCATCGTGCTCGCGCGCACGATCCACGCCGAGCAGAAGTTCTCGTACACCCGCCCCATCGTCGCAGGCGACGAACTCACCGGACGGCTCCGTGTCACCGGCATCCGCATGATGGGCGGGAACGCCATGATCACGAGCGAGGCTCAGATCTCGGATGCCGAGGGCGAGCACGTCGTCACCGCCACCAGCGTGCTGCTGGTCGGCGCTGACGAGAGCCAGAGCGCAGAAGAGGGAGCCGCGTGATGTCGTACGCCGTCGGAGACGTGATCGCCGAGCGCACCGTGCACCTCACCCGTGAGTCGCTGGTGCGCTACGCCGGGGCGTCGGGAGACTTCAACCCGATCCACTACCGCGATGACGTCGCGGCAGCCGTCGGGCTTCCCGGCGTGCTCGCGCACGGCATGCTCACGATGGGCATCGCCTCGTCGGTGGTCGTCGCCGCACTCGAGCCGACCGCCCGCATCCTCGACTACGGCGTGCGCTTCACGAAGCCGGTCGTCGTGGATCCCGAGTCGGGAGCCGACCTGCAGGTCGTCGCGACCGTCGGCGCCGTGGACGACACGGCCGCACGCATCGATCTCAAGGTCACGTTCGGCGACACGACGGTGCTCGTCAAGGCGCAGCTGCGCGTCGCCGTCTGATGGGCGACACCCTGGTACACGAGATCGAGCCGCTGCAGCTCGCCACGCTCACGACCCTGCGCACCGGGGGTGCCCCGGAGCGGATGGTCGACGCGGCGACGACCGATGAGCTCGTCGCCGCACTCCGCGACGTG
This window contains:
- a CDS encoding MaoC family dehydratase N-terminal domain-containing protein, which translates into the protein MAVNQDLVGREFPPTTPYLVGREKVREFARAVFADAPQHTDVEAAQAAGFADVVAPPTFAMVIQDHTLQQLLAEPDSGIVLARTIHAEQKFSYTRPIVAGDELTGRLRVTGIRMMGGNAMITSEAQISDAEGEHVVTATSVLLVGADESQSAEEGAA
- a CDS encoding MaoC/PaaZ C-terminal domain-containing protein codes for the protein MSYAVGDVIAERTVHLTRESLVRYAGASGDFNPIHYRDDVAAAVGLPGVLAHGMLTMGIASSVVVAALEPTARILDYGVRFTKPVVVDPESGADLQVVATVGAVDDTAARIDLKVTFGDTTVLVKAQLRVAV